The genome window CCGCCACGATCGCGGGGTCGTCGGCAAAACGTCGATCCCCATGCAGCTCGACGAAGTCCGTGAACAGCTGCGCGATGAAGTCGAGCGTATAGGGCCTCTGCGGATGTCGCGCGACCTGAACCTTCTGCCAGGGTGTGAGCCTGCTGTAGATGTCCTTTCTCATCTCGTCGAGCTTCTGTTGCAGGCGCGCGATCTCGCGGTCCTTCCGGGAATCGGCGGGATAGCCGGTGAGAGCCTCGATCTCCTTTTGGAGCGACAGCAAGGGCGCTTCGAAATCCAGGGTTTCCACGGCCATGGTGTGCACCAGTGTAGCACCAACCCATCGGAGCGGAGCCTCCCCGGGAGGCTTAGCTGCATTTCAGAAAACCGGTAACGTATTCCGGTATCCAAAACATGCGCAAAGGCGCGGAGGCGCAAGGTCGCGAAGGTTTCGGTCTTTCTGAGATGCGTCATGTGCGAAAGCCGGCGATTGACTGTGCCCGCTCGCACGACGTATCTTTGCTTGCCTTACTGCCATGACGCGCCTTGGTCCCGTCATCGTGCTCGCCGTGGCAGCCCCTCTCGTCCTCGTGACTTTCATCGGGGAGCACCCGCTCTTCTCCTGGCTATTCAGTTTTCTCACGATGTCGTTTCCGGTCGCGCTCATAGCCCTCGGGGTCTCGTCTCGCGGACGGCTCCTTAGCCTCAAATGGGATCTCATCGCCCTGTTCGCTTCCCTGCAGGCGAGCGGGTTCGGCATGCTGGCGACCAGGGGAAGCGATGCGCGATGGCTCGCCGGCCTCCCCCCGGGAGCCATCTTCATGCTCGCTGGGTTGTGGCTGCTGCCGCTGCTCGTCTCGTCCTGGGCCTATGCCCGCACCTTCTCCGATGCGGTACTCGACGCCGAGACCCTCGAACGCGTTCGGAGCTCGAAGAATCTAACGTGACGCCAGGCGATCTCGCGAAAGAGACACCGCGCCCTCGCCACAGATCGCTTCGAGGCTCGCGACCAGCTCGGGAGACGGCCCGACTCGGAGGAAGGGATGCGGGCGAAGGATGACGCGATAGGCCGCTCGAGTGAGCTCGAATCGCAGCTCGCACTCGCCGCGGTGCTGCTCGAGCAACTCTCTCAGGTGCGGCAGAGTATCCTCGAGGAAAGAATCCAAGGGAACGCGCAACGTCATGGAAGCGGCTTCGCGCTGTTTCACTTCGTCGAGCGGCACGATCTTCGAAGCCAGGACTTTGGCAACTTCGTCCTCGGCTTCGGGCTTTCCCTTGACGAGCACGGGGACATCGTTCGTCAGCAGACCGAAGCTCTCACGATAGAGATCGGGAAACACGACCACTTCCGCCGCCCCGTGTTGGTCCTCGACACGGAGCACTGCCATCTGATCGCCCTTGCGGGTGCGCAGAGTGCGGATACTGGCGATGAGTCCGGCCAGGGCCACTTCTTCGGTCTGCTCTCGCAGATTCATCACCGTGCAGGTGGCGTAGCTCGCGATCTCGTCCTGATACAGGTCGAGCGGATGCCCGCTCAAGAAAAACCCGAGAGTCGATTTCTCGTTCGCCAACCGCTCCATGTCACCCCACTCGGGAACTTCGGGGTA of Vicinamibacteria bacterium contains these proteins:
- a CDS encoding OB-fold nucleic acid binding domain-containing protein, which codes for LTSEKTNTDKVVQYMAAAKVMGIEVLPPDVNESELDFTVLGDRIRFGLAAVKNVGESAIESVLAARHRMGRFRSIAELCEEVDLRLVNKRVLESLVKSGSFDSLGAGRSQLMAVVDKALEYGQRVQRERESGQGSLFGDLLAVRPSEELRSYPEVPEWGDMERLANEKSTLGFFLSGHPLDLYQDEIASYATCTVMNLREQTEEVALAGLIASIRTLRTRKGDQMAVLRVEDQHGAAEVVVFPDLYRESFGLLTNDVPVLVKGKPEAEDEVAKVLASKIVPLDEVKQREAASMTLRVPLDSFLEDTLPHLRELLEQHRGECELRFELTRAAYRVILRPHPFLRVGPSPELVASLEAICGEGAVSLSRDRLASR